The Cannabis sativa cultivar Pink pepper isolate KNU-18-1 chromosome 8, ASM2916894v1, whole genome shotgun sequence genomic interval GAGTTTTATGATCCATCAAAGCGCAAGACTCATTCCCTTGAGTTACCTGAGTTGAATGGATCTAGGGTCTGTTACACCAAAGATGGTTGGCTGTTACTATACAGGCCAAGATCGCACCGTGTTTTCTTCTTTAACCCTTTCACTCGAAAGGTGATAAAACTACCGAAATTTGAGTTGACTTATCAGATTGTGGCATTCTCATGTGCACCAACATCCTCCAGCTGCATACTTTTCACAGTCAAGCACATCAGTCCCACGATTGTTGCTATTAGTACTTGCCACGCTGGAGCAACGAAGTGGGTTACTGTTAACTATCAAAATCGGTTGCCCTTTGTCAGTAGCATTTGGAATAAGCTTGTTTTCTGCAATGGACTCTTTTATTGTCTGAGCCTCACCGGCTGGCTAGGGGTTTTTGATCCCATGGAACGCACTTGGAACGTTCTTGCTGTTCCTCCCCCCAAATGCCCAGAGAACTTTTTTGCCAAAAATTGGTGGAAAGGCAAGTTTATGGCTGAGCATAACGGGAACTTATTAGTTATTTATACTTGTTCTAGTGAAAATCCCATTGTTTTTAAGCTTGATCGAGCTGACATGGTTTGGGAGGAGATGCAAAATCTCCAAGGTATGACACTTTTCGTGAGTTTCTTATCGTCCCATTCTAGAAATGATCTCCTTGGTATATTGAGAAACAGCGTCTACTTCTCTAAAGTTCGGTTCTATGGAAGGCGCTGCATCTTGTACTCTCTCAATGATTGTAGATACTACCCCCGTAAGCAATGTTACGATTGGGGAGAGCAAAACCCTTTCGAGAATATTTGGATCGAACCACCAAAGGACTTCACAAGCTTCAGCTGAACAATGCTTATTGACTCAAGTATGCCTAACTTGATTTTATATGATGCTGCCTTTTTTGATGTTCATATCTTTCATATCAGTAAGAATACTGTGACTTTTTAGGTCGATgagtacattttttttttccttctgaTAAGTGTACTTGTTTCTAGATGCAGTGATTTCCCATTACAAGAATGATGCAGCACAATGCAAGGTAAATGGTCAAAGTTAGACTACTAGGTTAGTTCTTCAAATCAAAGCAGAAGGAAGACTAGCACTTTAATTGGGAGAAAATAAAGGACATGCAAATACCTAATAGCTTGGACCCTACTTTTGAGTTTTAACAAGATCTCAAGATAGTATTAAGGGCAAGCAAATACCCGATTGCTAGGACTACTGGAATGTTGTTAAATGTGTTATTAGAACAACTAATGATAATGATGCTCTCCACATAATTttcctttaatttatatttctgTGATTGGCTTTTTTCTAGGTTTCCAGGACTATTTgatgataaataaaaaaaagtgattTTTATCGTTGATTTTAATATTTGGGTATGGATTGGATTGATCTCCTATCTTTTTTAAGTTCTTATATTCGGTACTAAACTTGTAACTGAATACCGGTGTCTGATTGacacaataattataataatgtaaAACCTGTTAACAGCTTAAATTAACTACATTGGCTACAAAAcaaataaagaggttaaaaccacaaaaaaaaaaaaaaaatcatcgtGACTGTGCTTTAATATGGGTGATAGCGGCTGTGACCACCATTGTTCTCGCTGCTCCCCCGCCTTCCACCACTCGAGCTCCCACCATGGTTGCCCCTACCACCTCGTGATTGCATTGGAGGGTGATGTGGTTGCAAGCTAGGCTGTTGCCTATTGGCAAAATGATTGAACTTGGCATTAGGGTAGAATTCAACTAAACTTGTACTATATaccaaattatataaataaaggtGAAGCCTCTTACAGAACATATCCAATTCGGCCATCAGGCAAAAGCATTGGCATCATAGCTCCAGCAGGTGTCGGTCCACCACCGTAGATAAGTGGCTGCAACAGATTGTTATCACCTAATCAGGCACGAACAGTTTTGTAGGccttgttttttcttttctggTATAGGTCTTGTCTAAATTTACAGAGAGATTGAAAAAAAGCAGCATCTTACTTGAGCAAAACCTACACCAAAACCTCCAGCTGCTCCTACAGAACCATAACCACCACCAACCATGCCATAGCCCATATGGGGCGGGTAAGTTGGAAGCAGGGCTGAATTTTGAGAATTTGATGCTCCGGAAGACCTCTGATCTGCTTGTGGCTTTGCAAGAGAACAGTCCAAAACTTGACCTACAAGCAGAAAGGATCGATTTGAGATTGCTTACCTAAAatgtaaattaaaattaatcagCTTGATAGATAACGAGCCTAGACTCACCGTCAATTTCATATTTCTCAGTGTTCTTCAATGCCTTCATAGCACTTGATCTCTCTGCAAAATGTACAAAACCATATCTGCTCTTCTCCTGACCTGGTTTTGCAGGTGGGAGAACCACTTTAGTGATCTTCCCGTGATGCTCAAATGATTTTCTTAAAGAATCTTGAGTAATATCCTTTGGTAGATTCTTGATATATATTGCCTTAACCTGGATCATACAAAAAACAACATTTGGAATTCAGCAAGCCAGACTTTCCATGTGGTGCAAAGGGAACTGTGGGGTTgaattagttataaaaaattaacaagaaaTATAATCAATTTAAAAAGTTTTAGCAACCAAAACCCGACTATTTAATACTACTATATCCTTTCTCTGAATCCAACAGATTGCAGGCATCACCAATTAGCAACCATACGCAGATCATATATAACATTAAAAACTCCAAACGTGAGAATAAGCACAACAGGAATCCAATAAATGCATAgccaaaaatgaaaaaacacATATGGATCAcctgaga includes:
- the LOC115698853 gene encoding F-box/kelch-repeat protein At1g57790, with the translated sequence MAWRKKKKMKLLDETITDNERKRTKEKNETLELQTWSELPMEILQLILSQLTLVDNIRASMVCKFWHSTAISVRVVNQSPWLMYFPKFGNLYEFYDPSKRKTHSLELPELNGSRVCYTKDGWLLLYRPRSHRVFFFNPFTRKVIKLPKFELTYQIVAFSCAPTSSSCILFTVKHISPTIVAISTCHAGATKWVTVNYQNRLPFVSSIWNKLVFCNGLFYCLSLTGWLGVFDPMERTWNVLAVPPPKCPENFFAKNWWKGKFMAEHNGNLLVIYTCSSENPIVFKLDRADMVWEEMQNLQGMTLFVSFLSSHSRNDLLGILRNSVYFSKVRFYGRRCILYSLNDCRYYPRKQCYDWGEQNPFENIWIEPPKDFTSFS